In Mobula hypostoma chromosome 13, sMobHyp1.1, whole genome shotgun sequence, the following are encoded in one genomic region:
- the rbm15 gene encoding RNA-binding protein 15 — MKEKDVSPKTGGKRGEERRGGHHQQPRKIGNNHNSINRNNKNHGNAKRTRNISGKRTNNRDYDVYAPNRTANNLSLSSASSRTSRNERQPGEYKTLKISNLGSQLSDGAIEDGLFHEFKKFGDVSVKISRDGDERVALVNFRHSEDAKAARHAKGRLVLHDRPLKIETVYPAPKGRSYSPELDGYSAPSVQANRHRQRSLSPAGLGYREHRAQQRSSLGRQIAPPPPPPPPPPPPQRDLERERDYAFYEGRGRTAYALERTAFREDEILPEDDKRANRTLFIGNLDPSVSQNDLLLAFERFGVILEVDIKRPPRGQGNSYGFLKFENLDMAHRAKIAMSGKVIGRNPIKIGYGKATPTTRLWVGGLGAWVPVAGLAREFDRFGTIRSIDYRKGDSWAYIQYESLDAAQAACTQMRGFPLGGPDRRLRVDFADTEHRYPQQYLQALPLPHFDLIGDGLLPRGAECLRGRERNSPPMHFRERDLFPGNDWHVLSVRERSRSSHEPFEHLDCEVRDSWSLERDREHILHNWDQRRKRRGPVDVRPSDCSPSNDRSRKRRCISPDRSPGNSSRDGGRHSDSDRDAKNERYSPNRGDRRNSAEKISSGKHEVKATSLPEKEKDRKHRTIESMSPLKSKSKSDLNAKASDSFQEYDRKLNVAWHGMLVLKNSSFSTNMHFLEGDLSVATNLLVDVSTGGKVAQLKITQRLRLDQPKLDEVTRRIKASGTNGYCVLLAVPALNSVEHVEGVSTGLEQATSPQRPLRNLVSYLKQKQAAGVISLPIGGSKEKDHTGVLHAFPPCDFSQQYLQTSARALAKSEEDCLVIIIVRGAA, encoded by the coding sequence ATGAAGGAGAAAGACGTCTCGCCCAAAACTGGTGGTAAACGAGGGGAAGAAAGGCGAGGTggccatcaccagcagccaaggAAAATAGGGAATAATCATAACAGTATCAATAGGAACAACAAAAACCATGGTAATGCCAAGAGAACTCGCAATATCAGTGGCAAAAGGACCAATAACAGAGATTATGATGTTTATGCACCTAATCGAACTGCTAATAACTTGAGtctttcttctgcttcctcaaGGACTAGTAGGAATGAAAGACAACCTGGTGAATACAAAACTTTAAAGATCAGCAATCTGGGTTCCCAGTTGAGTGATGGTGCAATTGAGGATGGTCTTTTCCATGAGTTTAAGAAGTTTGGGGATGTTAGTGTGAAAATATCCAGGGATGGTGATGAAAGAGTGGCGTTGGTGAATTTCAGACACTCCGAGGATGCAAAGGCTGCCAGGCATGCCAAGGGCAGACTGGTGTTACATGATCGTCCTCTAAAGATTGAAACTGTTTACCCTGCACCAAAAGGAAGAAGTTACTCACCTGAACTGGATGGGTATTCTGCACCCAGTGTCCAGGCCAATCGTCATCGACAGAGATCTCTGTCTCCAGCAGGACTTGGCTACCGAGAACACAGAGCTCAACAGCGCAGTTCTTTGGGACGTCAGATAGCACCACCgccgccaccaccaccaccaccacctcctccccAGAGAGACTTGGAGAGAGAGCGTGATTATGCCTTTTATGAAGGTCGGGGTCGAACTGCTTATGCTCTTGAGAGGACTGCATTCAGGGAAGATGAAATCTTGCCAGAAGATGACAAACGAGCTAACAGGACGTTGTTTATTGGAAACCTGGATCCTTCTGTTTCACAAAATGATCTTTTGCTTGCATTTGAGCGGTTTGGTGTTATCTTGGAAGTGGATATTAAAAGGCCACCTCGAGGACAAGGAAATTCGTATGGCTTTCTGAAATTTGAAAACTTGGACATGGCTCACCGAGCTAAGATTGCAATGTCTGGCAAAGTGATCGGGAGAAATCCTATCAAGATTGGTTATGGAAAAGCAACTCCCACTACACGTTTGTGGGTTGGGGGATTGGGTGCCTGGGTTCCTGTAGCTGGTCTTGCAAGGGAATTTGACCGCTTTGGAACCATAAGGTCCATTGACTATAGGAAAGGAGACAGCTGGGCTTACATTCAGTATGAAAGCTTGGATGCTGCTCAAGCAGCTTGCACTCAGATGCGTGGCTTTCCATTGGGTGGACCAGATCGGCGGTTAAGAGTTGACTTTGCTGACACAGAGCACCGATACCCTCAACAGTATCTGCAAGCCTTGCCTCTTCCTCATTTTGATTTGATTGGGGATGGCCTTCTTCCTCGTGGTGCGGAATGTCTGAGAGGTAGGGAAAGGAACTCTCCCCCTATGCATTTTCGAGAAAGGGACCTTTTTCCAGGCAACGATTGGCATGTTCTTTCTGTTCGGGAAAGAAGTCGAAGTAGCCACGAACCATTTGAGCACCTTGATTGTGAAGTCCGGGATAGCTGGTCTCTTGAACGTGACCGTGAACATATTTTGCATAATTGGGACcaaagaaggaaaaggagagGACCTGTGGATGTACGCCCTTCTGATTGTTCACCCAGTAATGATAGGTCCAGAAAGCGCCGTTGTATTTCACCAGATCGCAGCCCAGGTAATAGCAGCCGTGATGGTGGACGCCATAGTGACTCTGACCGTGATGCAAAGAATGAGCGATATTCCCCCAACAGAGGAGACAGACGTAACAGCGCGGAAAAAATCTCTAGCGGTAAGCACGAAGTCAAAGCCACCAGCTTACCTGAAAAGGAGAAAGATCGCAAGCATAGAACTATAGAGTCCATGAGCCCCCTGAAGAGCAAATCGAAATCTGATCTCAATGCCAAAGCATCTGACAGCTTCCAGGAATATGATCGCAAATTGAACGTAGCCTGGCATGGAATGCTAGTTCTGAAAAATAGTTCTTTCTCAACAAACATGCACTTCCTCGAGGGTGATCTAAGCGTTGCAACCAATTTGTTAGTGGACGTCTCAACTGGTGGGAAGGTAGCGCAGTTAAAAATCACTCAGCGCTTACGACTGGATCAGCCTAAATTGGATGAGGTAACGAGACGTATCAAAGCATCTGGCACTAATGGTTATTGTGTCCTGTTGGCCGTACCAGCTTTAAACAGCGTGGAACATGTGGAAGGAGTGTCCACTGGTTTAGAGCAAGCCACTTCACCACAGCGACCATTGAGGAACTTGGTGTCCTACCTAAAACAAAAGCAGGCTGCTGGAGTCATCAGCTTGCCCATTGGAGGCAGTAAAGAGAAGGACCACACAGGTGTGCTCCATGCTTTTCCTCCATGTGATTTTTCTCAACAGTATCTGCAAACCTCTGCTCGAGCCCTGGCCAAATCTGAAGAAGACTGTCTAGTTATAATAATTGTACGTGGTGCAGCTTAG